In a genomic window of Acidobacteriota bacterium:
- the tuf gene encoding elongation factor Tu (EF-Tu; promotes GTP-dependent binding of aminoacyl-tRNA to the A-site of ribosomes during protein biosynthesis; when the tRNA anticodon matches the mRNA codon, GTP hydrolysis results; the inactive EF-Tu-GDP leaves the ribosome and release of GDP is promoted by elongation factor Ts; many prokaryotes have two copies of the gene encoding EF-Tu), whose product MAKQKFDRSKPHVNVGTIGHIDHGKTTLTAAITKVLSKHNPKIQFRSFDSIDNAPEERERGITIATAHVEYETPNRHYAHVDCPGHADYIKNMITGAAQMDGAILVVAATDGPMPQTKEHVLLARQVGVPYIVVFLNKCDAVEDAELIDLVEVEVRELLSKYQFPGDALPVVRGSALGALNGEAKWEKTIDELMEAVDKNVPLPARDVDKPFLMPIEDIFSISGRGTVVTGRIERGKVKVSEEVEIVGFRET is encoded by the coding sequence ATGGCGAAACAGAAATTTGACCGCAGCAAGCCGCACGTGAATGTGGGGACGATTGGGCATATCGATCATGGCAAGACGACTTTGACAGCGGCGATCACCAAGGTGCTGTCAAAGCACAATCCGAAGATCCAGTTCCGCTCGTTTGATTCGATCGACAACGCGCCGGAAGAGCGCGAGCGCGGTATCACGATCGCGACGGCACACGTTGAATACGAGACGCCGAATCGGCACTATGCGCACGTCGATTGCCCGGGCCACGCCGACTACATCAAGAACATGATTACGGGCGCGGCGCAGATGGACGGCGCGATTCTCGTGGTCGCAGCGACCGATGGTCCGATGCCGCAGACAAAAGAGCACGTGCTGCTGGCGCGTCAGGTCGGAGTGCCTTACATTGTGGTGTTTCTGAACAAGTGCGATGCGGTGGAAGATGCTGAGCTGATTGATCTTGTGGAAGTTGAGGTACGCGAGTTGCTCAGCAAGTATCAGTTTCCCGGAGATGCGCTGCCGGTGGTTCGTGGATCCGCTCTTGGCGCGCTGAATGGCGAAGCCAAGTGGGAGAAGACGATCGACGAGCTGATGGAAGCAGTGGATAAGAACGTTCCTTTGCCGGCACGCGATGTCGATAAGCCGTTCCTGATGCCGATTGAAGATATCTTCTCGATCTCGGGACGCGGAACGGTCGTAACCGGAAGAATCGAGCGCGGCAAGGTGAAGGTGAGCGAAGAAGTAGAGATCGTGGGCTTCCGCGAGACGA